A single region of the Anaerolineales bacterium genome encodes:
- the htpG gene encoding molecular chaperone HtpG — MTAAQTQRYEFRAEVQQLLHILAHALYTDRDIFLRELVSNASDALNRLQFEQLTNADLLDPEMPLEIRIRADKETRTLTIQDTGIGMNREEMIENLGTIAHSGALSFLKAMRERGNANNEIIGQFGVGFYSVFMVADNVVVTSRSFRKGDTAATWTSDGSGSYTLEDAEKAERGTTITLHLKEDAEEFLTDYRLSGIIKKHSNYIAFPIYVGETVANSQTALWRRPAREVSADDYTEFYKQITYDFGAPLLHLHLAADAPVQFYSLLYVPSKLDRGLLTQDASGGPRLYARKVLIQEHAKELLPEWMRFIEGVVDSEDLPLNISRETVQSNRMMQRLKTTISGKIIGELESIAEKDPERYTTFWQEFGRMIKEGVVTDAAHRERLGKLLRFRSLKHPEGWLSLQGYVDAMPADQTDIYYLFGDDPKIIQRSPHLDVFRARNIDVLLLTEQLDGFLVNALATFDEKKLHNGADAEINLPNANEGEDAPTGEALPEDRLVSLVERIGEVLGERVQGVRESKVLTESPARLVAPDQGFGADMERVYKMLNEQFEVPKRILEINPRHALIRALDTVDDPTLAGQLIEQIFESALLIEGLHPNPMEMVERIQAIMVAAASRK; from the coding sequence ATGACTGCCGCCCAAACACAACGCTATGAATTCCGCGCCGAGGTGCAGCAGCTTCTGCATATCTTGGCGCACGCCCTGTACACAGATCGGGATATTTTTCTGCGGGAATTGGTGTCCAACGCCTCTGATGCGCTGAACCGCCTGCAATTTGAGCAGCTTACCAATGCTGATCTGCTTGATCCTGAGATGCCCCTAGAAATCCGCATCCGCGCCGATAAAGAAACGCGGACACTGACCATTCAGGACACGGGGATCGGGATGAACCGTGAAGAAATGATCGAAAATCTCGGCACAATTGCCCACTCTGGGGCGCTGTCCTTCCTGAAGGCAATGCGCGAGCGGGGCAACGCCAACAACGAGATCATCGGTCAATTTGGCGTCGGCTTTTATTCCGTCTTTATGGTGGCGGATAACGTCGTCGTCACCTCGCGCTCTTTCCGCAAGGGCGACACTGCCGCCACATGGACGAGCGACGGCAGCGGCTCTTACACGCTTGAGGATGCCGAAAAAGCCGAGCGGGGGACGACGATCACGCTCCACCTGAAAGAGGATGCCGAAGAATTCCTGACCGACTACCGCCTATCGGGAATCATCAAGAAACACTCGAATTACATCGCCTTCCCCATTTATGTGGGGGAGACGGTGGCGAACTCCCAAACGGCGCTGTGGCGACGCCCCGCCCGTGAGGTCTCAGCCGACGACTATACCGAATTCTACAAGCAGATCACCTATGATTTTGGCGCCCCGCTGCTGCACCTGCACCTTGCCGCCGATGCGCCCGTGCAGTTCTACAGCCTGCTTTATGTCCCCTCCAAACTGGATCGCGGCTTGCTGACCCAAGACGCCAGCGGGGGACCGCGCCTCTACGCCCGCAAGGTGCTGATTCAAGAACATGCGAAGGAACTGCTCCCCGAATGGATGCGCTTCATTGAGGGCGTCGTTGATTCCGAGGATTTACCGCTGAACATCTCCCGCGAGACGGTTCAGAGCAACCGCATGATGCAGCGCCTTAAGACGACCATCAGCGGGAAGATCATCGGGGAACTGGAATCGATTGCCGAAAAAGACCCCGAACGCTACACGACCTTTTGGCAGGAATTCGGGCGGATGATCAAAGAGGGCGTCGTCACCGATGCCGCCCACCGCGAACGGTTGGGGAAACTGCTCCGCTTCCGCTCCCTAAAACACCCAGAGGGGTGGCTCTCCCTTCAGGGCTATGTAGACGCCATGCCCGCTGATCAAACGGACATTTACTATCTGTTTGGCGATGATCCGAAGATCATCCAGCGCAGCCCGCACCTTGATGTGTTCCGGGCGCGGAACATTGATGTCCTGCTGCTGACCGAACAACTTGATGGCTTCTTGGTGAATGCCCTTGCCACCTTTGATGAGAAAAAACTGCACAACGGCGCCGATGCCGAGATCAACCTCCCCAACGCCAACGAGGGCGAGGACGCCCCAACCGGCGAGGCGCTCCCCGAAGACCGCTTGGTGTCCCTTGTCGAACGGATTGGCGAGGTCTTGGGCGAGCGTGTGCAGGGGGTGCGCGAATCGAAAGTTCTCACCGAGAGCCCGGCGCGGTTGGTCGCCCCCGATCAGGGTTTTGGGGCGGATATGGAGCGCGTCTATAAGATGCTGAACGAGCAGTTTGAAGTCCCCAAGCGGATTTTGGAGATCAACCCTCGCCATGCGCTGATTCGGGCGCTGGATACGGTGGACGATCCAACCTTAGCGGGGCAGTTGATTGAGCAGATTTTCGAGAGCGCCTTGCTCATCGAAGGGCTGCACCCCAACCCGATGGAGATGGTTGAGCGCATTCAGGCGATCATGGTTGCTGCCGCCTCGCGGAAGTAG
- a CDS encoding MFS transporter yields MPALRRIPPAALYLLLNAATAFTFAVMFTSTMLYYITVIRLDPFQLVLVGTALEVAIFLFEIPTGIVADLYSRRLSIIIGKIVIGLGYVQMVLIPTAAAVYIGQIIWGFGYTFTSGATDAWIADEIGEERAAGLYLRSSQFGAAAGIAGIVVGIILGSLQLVLPIFVGAILSILLGIFLALSMTENGYTPKPRTGRGLFAPLTNMRGTLRDGVLAVRARPVLITILLITVVHGAFSEGFDRLWQKHIIDTVGFPETPTLQPVAWFGLHAIAASLIGIGAAEWTRRRVNTAHHRAVARALLITSGFLSAAVIGFAFVGNWWAAALITLAISALRTVHDPLTTAWINQSLDSNSRATVLSMNGQADAFGEMAVGPGVGAFAARFSVRAALVLAGFLLLPALGLYGRSLQEGQEGQSQKTGNAL; encoded by the coding sequence ATGCCCGCTCTGCGGCGTATTCCTCCCGCTGCACTTTACCTTCTCTTGAATGCCGCAACCGCCTTCACCTTTGCAGTGATGTTCACCAGCACGATGCTTTACTACATCACGGTAATTCGGCTCGATCCCTTTCAACTTGTCTTGGTGGGGACGGCGCTTGAAGTCGCCATTTTCCTGTTCGAGATTCCCACCGGCATTGTCGCTGATCTCTACAGCCGCCGTCTTTCAATCATCATCGGCAAAATTGTGATTGGGCTAGGCTATGTCCAGATGGTGTTGATTCCTACCGCTGCTGCTGTCTATATTGGGCAGATTATCTGGGGCTTTGGCTACACCTTCACCAGCGGGGCAACGGATGCGTGGATTGCTGACGAGATCGGGGAGGAACGGGCGGCGGGCTTGTACCTGCGCAGTTCGCAGTTTGGGGCGGCGGCGGGCATTGCTGGAATCGTCGTCGGGATCATTTTGGGAAGCCTTCAGTTGGTTCTCCCTATTTTCGTCGGGGCGATCCTCTCCATCCTCTTGGGCATCTTTTTAGCGCTGAGCATGACCGAGAACGGCTACACACCGAAACCGCGCACCGGGCGTGGACTCTTTGCCCCGCTGACGAACATGCGCGGGACGCTGCGCGATGGGGTGCTTGCCGTCCGCGCCCGTCCGGTGCTGATCACGATTCTGCTGATTACGGTAGTTCATGGGGCGTTCAGCGAGGGCTTTGATCGCCTGTGGCAAAAACACATCATCGATACGGTGGGCTTTCCCGAAACGCCCACCTTGCAGCCTGTGGCATGGTTTGGGCTTCACGCCATTGCTGCCAGTTTGATCGGGATTGGCGCGGCGGAATGGACGCGCCGCCGCGTGAACACCGCTCACCATCGGGCGGTGGCGCGGGCGCTGCTCATCACCAGTGGATTCCTCAGCGCCGCCGTGATCGGCTTTGCCTTTGTGGGAAATTGGTGGGCAGCCGCTCTGATCACGCTGGCAATCAGCGCCTTGCGCACCGTCCACGACCCCCTTACAACGGCGTGGATCAACCAGAGCCTTGACTCGAACAGTCGCGCCACCGTCCTCAGCATGAACGGGCAGGCGGATGCCTTTGGGGAGATGGCGGTAGGTCCCGGTGTGGGGGCGTTTGCCGCACGGTTCAGCGTGCGGGCGGCGCTTGTCTTGGCGGGATTTTTGCTGCTGCCCGCGCTCGGCTTGTATGGGCGGAGTCTGCAAGAGGGGCAAGAAGGGCAAAGCCAGAAAACGGGAAATGCTCTCTAA
- a CDS encoding methyltransferase domain-containing protein, translating to MPWNPDRYHQFQKERSAPFEDALALVTVRAGLRVVDLGCGTGELTRRLADALPDCDALGLDSSAEMLAKAAPHARPGLRFEQGSIEDFASGEGEADYDLIFSHAALQWVDDHQRLIPRLFQRVRSGGQFVAQMPHNFSHTAHRLIRDTAAEAPFAAHLGGWSPIPIRAVLEIDRYAELFFAAGAAAITVFEKVYPHLLADADAVADWTSGTALVPYAERLGDAYPAFMERYRAKLREALPESPLFYGFRRILWGVTRQ from the coding sequence ATGCCCTGGAATCCTGATCGGTATCACCAATTTCAAAAAGAGCGTTCCGCCCCCTTTGAGGATGCCCTTGCCCTCGTCACCGTGCGGGCGGGGCTGCGCGTTGTTGACCTCGGCTGCGGGACGGGCGAACTGACCCGCCGACTGGCGGACGCCCTCCCTGACTGCGATGCGCTTGGCTTAGATTCATCTGCCGAGATGTTGGCAAAGGCAGCCCCCCACGCCCGTCCGGGTCTGCGCTTTGAACAGGGGTCGATTGAGGACTTCGCCAGCGGAGAGGGAGAGGCAGACTACGATCTGATCTTCTCCCACGCCGCGCTGCAATGGGTGGACGATCACCAGCGGCTGATCCCGCGTTTGTTTCAACGGGTGCGCTCTGGGGGGCAGTTCGTCGCCCAGATGCCGCATAACTTCAGCCACACGGCGCACCGCCTGATCCGTGACACCGCCGCCGAAGCGCCCTTTGCCGCGCACTTAGGGGGGTGGTCTCCCATCCCTATCCGTGCTGTACTGGAGATAGATCGTTACGCAGAGCTATTTTTCGCGGCGGGGGCAGCAGCAATCACCGTTTTCGAGAAGGTCTATCCGCACCTCTTGGCAGACGCCGACGCGGTGGCGGACTGGACATCGGGGACGGCGCTCGTCCCCTATGCCGAGCGCTTGGGGGATGCTTATCCGGCGTTCATGGAGCGCTATCGGGCAAAACTGCGCGAGGCGCTGCCCGAATCGCCGCTCTTTTACGGGTTTCGGCGCATTTTGTGGGGCGTCACGCGCCAATAA
- a CDS encoding RNA polymerase sigma factor, translating to MNGTHQPHPPNSDTIALIEAAKGGDQSAYAALYDQFAPGVYRLAYSILLHKHDAEDVMQESMVYAFRALPDYDYRRAGFRTWLYHITVSRCRNARRRKWLPTVRLSHLLSLGLEPAGDDSPDADAEWSNARETLARAFARLSPRLREALALRYGKDLTYREMADILGCPQKTAESRVRLAHQALRAGLSEADAALLEQFAY from the coding sequence ATGAACGGAACACACCAACCTCACCCACCCAATAGCGATACGATTGCCCTGATCGAGGCGGCGAAAGGCGGCGATCAGAGTGCGTATGCGGCGCTCTATGACCAGTTCGCCCCGGGCGTCTATCGCTTGGCATATTCGATCTTGCTTCACAAGCACGATGCCGAGGATGTCATGCAAGAGTCGATGGTTTACGCCTTCCGTGCGCTGCCCGATTACGACTATCGGCGGGCGGGCTTTCGGACGTGGCTCTACCACATCACCGTCAGCCGCTGCCGGAATGCGCGGCGGCGAAAATGGCTGCCCACGGTGCGGCTCTCCCATTTGCTCAGCTTGGGCTTAGAACCCGCTGGCGACGATTCCCCCGATGCCGATGCGGAGTGGAGCAACGCCCGCGAGACTCTGGCGCGTGCTTTTGCCCGTCTTTCCCCCCGCCTGCGGGAGGCGCTCGCCCTGCGCTATGGGAAAGACCTCACCTACCGCGAGATGGCGGATATTTTGGGCTGCCCGCAAAAGACCGCCGAAAGCCGTGTTCGCTTGGCACATCAGGCGCTGCGGGCGGGGTTGAGCGAAGCTGACGCCGCCCTGTTGGAGCAGTTTGCGTATTAG
- a CDS encoding zf-HC2 domain-containing protein — translation MHIRRSLDRYLRHELPPAERQRVQQHLARCAACREALQHESRLTDDLRHLLRQKTTPKRGQLSRLLPAVLSAARMPRRVISRLGSYTAAFAVMIVSTILTSAILGASVSAVAAPLQPIPAEVQATWTPIVTEPPVGYLEGTDVAPLPSLAAYAPPTVQPPGPSPVPPAARNR, via the coding sequence ATGCACATTCGGCGTTCCTTAGATCGCTACCTTCGCCACGAATTGCCCCCCGCTGAACGACAGCGTGTTCAGCAGCATCTTGCCCGCTGCGCCGCCTGCCGCGAGGCGCTTCAGCATGAATCGCGCCTGACGGACGACCTGCGCCATCTCTTGCGGCAAAAAACGACGCCGAAACGGGGACAGTTATCCCGCCTTCTTCCCGCCGTCCTCAGCGCCGCCCGAATGCCCCGCCGCGTCATCTCCCGTTTGGGAAGTTACACAGCGGCATTTGCGGTGATGATCGTCAGCACAATTCTGACCTCCGCCATTTTGGGTGCGTCGGTCAGCGCCGTTGCCGCGCCACTTCAGCCCATTCCCGCTGAGGTGCAGGCGACATGGACGCCCATCGTCACCGAGCCGCCCGTTGGCTACCTTGAAGGGACAGACGTCGCGCCGCTGCCCAGCCTTGCCGCTTATGCGCCGCCTACCGTCCAGCCGCCGGGACCCTCACCCGTCCCGCCCGCCGCCCGTAACCGTTAA
- a CDS encoding TIGR03663 family protein has product MTTLPAPNDPTYIREDGAAPLNAALSRTYTINWELAFYAVILVLAIFTRFVNLGDRVMSHDESLHTKYSWDLFAKGIYLHTPLMHGPVLFHMTALDYFLFGDSDFSARIYPAVLGVIMVLMPPLLFRRWLKPYGAMAASVFILISPMLLYHHRYIREDTPAIFFTILMVYAMFAYVDGIRPRQVFHLLLLSAAMLLNLASKETAFMYVLIFVLFAGLIVVFNMGQGWLRGELSKAAGWTLIGTLVLPLAGIGSTVLLVVIDLRNKLPVEGITLWEGATLSQDALLMSATILIGVPMALFISLGALFVYRVLWAGLLHQPITPLVREIGRRGDSWLRIVLVGVLMGTTAALIMTNFLSILTPESIRQSQEAWATYETNLATLPPPVEGGAPAIPPPSQMHPTDMITRLVFWIALLVFSLTFILLATAAVRFYRLPQVPWADIMAIIAIAAAVCLVLIFVEERSRIVKENNPPVFDNMWIFGSWVVAILAIAGIAFLRVRTTFWQEMRRYPMFDILILLATLILPWSAALPIYQAGYPLDGGFSDPNLVSACILGLIPFVAVSAAAGLAWRPGVWVLCVGVFYAIFAFFYTTVFTNPEGVFTGIVGSLGYWLEQQGVRRGSQPQYYYMIIQLPIYEFLPVIGSALAGVVGLGAFWKFRAGRTREALNAAAEGGEALHTRTTSFMKHAPLAEEALSEDAENLKHDAESSAVDLEQLAQDGAAIPLVGEAYRLWGEKEKEKPKRGEGLLGTEVIAHVVNIPAEEMAKPHFLTFVGYWALLILLALTLSGEKMPWLTTHITLPMCLLTGWYTGLLLEKVNWTTFWRGTWALVILVPILIVGVVSILSPFVTGNSPFDQLALANQSRTLTWLGTILLSGVLVYAIYRLWRGAGTGQMIRVGMIGVITLLGFVTARAAFMAAYQNYDSAREFMVYAHSAPSNKEILNDLEYISRRTTDGLKLSMAYDNLVSWPGSWYFRNFPNGRYIGEADNVGDIEQHVAIVVGEANARKIEPLLGNKYYKRSYVRLWWPMQEYFGLTLKRVDDALGDGQMRQAMWDIWLNRDYTRYTQAYQRMTGDTNTKFEEDTWPVSDRVVLFIRKDVAAQIWDFGVGGAEVGGLPADQFANRRCDTCTAEIILRNPTSPMLNPRGVATDRQGNLYIADSQNARILIYNEFGVLQRQFGTATVTNAQNALPEIGTFREPWGIAVANDGTIFVADTWNHRVQVFAPDGTPLRTWGTFGQADASAPASVANPQAFYGPRAIAVDAKNHVYVADTGNMRIRVYTGEGSFLYDIGMKGQQAGQMYEPVGVAVNNRTEELFVANTWNKRIDVFTLGGMHLRSWEVQGWYATTPTADSGNRPYLALDDTGTYLLVTDPDAGRVLVYDTLGTPVLSFGRSGVAPFESGNEFGALGGITVDMQGRIYLADAGGARVLRFPLARLPGLVRPVSGLFPPTETTPEAASPTPDDF; this is encoded by the coding sequence ATGACGACTCTTCCCGCCCCTAACGACCCAACCTATATCCGCGAGGATGGCGCCGCGCCGCTGAATGCCGCCCTTTCCCGCACCTATACGATCAACTGGGAACTCGCCTTTTACGCGGTGATCCTTGTCTTGGCGATTTTCACGCGGTTTGTCAACCTCGGTGATCGCGTCATGAGCCATGACGAGAGCTTGCACACAAAATACAGTTGGGATTTATTCGCGAAGGGTATTTACCTGCATACGCCGCTTATGCATGGACCCGTGTTGTTCCACATGACGGCGCTCGATTACTTCCTCTTTGGCGATAGCGATTTCAGCGCCCGCATCTACCCCGCTGTGTTGGGGGTGATCATGGTGCTGATGCCGCCGCTGCTGTTCAGGCGGTGGCTAAAACCGTATGGGGCGATGGCGGCGTCCGTCTTTATTCTGATCAGTCCGATGCTGCTCTATCACCATCGCTACATACGGGAGGACACGCCCGCCATTTTCTTCACCATCCTGATGGTCTACGCCATGTTCGCTTATGTCGATGGCATTCGCCCCCGTCAGGTCTTCCATCTTCTGCTGCTCTCGGCGGCAATGCTGCTCAACCTTGCTTCCAAAGAGACGGCGTTTATGTACGTCCTCATCTTTGTCTTGTTCGCCGGCTTGATCGTCGTCTTTAACATGGGACAAGGCTGGCTGCGCGGGGAACTGAGCAAAGCAGCGGGTTGGACGCTGATTGGGACGCTCGTCTTGCCCCTCGCTGGCATTGGTTCCACGGTGCTGCTCGTCGTCATTGATCTGCGTAACAAGCTCCCCGTCGAGGGAATCACGCTTTGGGAAGGGGCAACACTGTCCCAAGATGCGCTGCTGATGTCGGCAACCATCCTAATCGGCGTTCCAATGGCGCTGTTCATCAGCTTGGGCGCCTTGTTCGTCTACCGCGTTTTGTGGGCGGGCTTGCTGCACCAGCCGATCACCCCGCTTGTCCGCGAGATCGGGCGGCGCGGCGATTCGTGGCTGCGGATCGTCCTTGTCGGCGTCCTGATGGGGACAACTGCCGCCCTGATTATGACCAATTTCCTCAGCATCCTGACGCCAGAATCAATCCGCCAATCGCAAGAAGCGTGGGCAACCTACGAGACAAATCTGGCAACGCTCCCGCCGCCAGTGGAAGGGGGGGCGCCCGCCATTCCGCCCCCTTCGCAAATGCACCCCACCGACATGATCACCCGCTTGGTCTTTTGGATCGCTTTGCTCGTCTTTAGCCTAACCTTCATCCTTTTGGCGACGGCGGCGGTTCGGTTTTACCGCTTGCCACAAGTCCCCTGGGCGGACATTATGGCGATCATCGCCATTGCCGCCGCCGTCTGTTTGGTCCTCATTTTCGTTGAAGAACGCAGCCGCATTGTCAAGGAAAACAACCCGCCTGTTTTCGATAACATGTGGATTTTTGGCTCGTGGGTGGTGGCGATTCTGGCAATCGCCGGAATCGCTTTCTTGCGCGTCCGCACGACGTTCTGGCAAGAGATGCGCCGCTACCCGATGTTTGACATTCTGATCCTCTTGGCAACCTTGATCTTGCCCTGGTCTGCCGCGCTGCCTATTTATCAGGCGGGCTACCCCCTGGATGGCGGCTTTTCCGATCCCAACTTAGTCAGCGCCTGCATCCTCGGTTTGATTCCCTTTGTGGCAGTCTCGGCGGCGGCGGGGCTGGCGTGGCGTCCGGGCGTATGGGTGCTGTGTGTGGGGGTCTTTTACGCCATTTTCGCCTTCTTCTACACCACCGTGTTCACCAACCCAGAAGGGGTGTTCACGGGGATCGTCGGCTCGCTTGGCTACTGGCTGGAACAGCAGGGCGTCCGGCGCGGCAGCCAACCACAGTACTACTACATGATCATCCAACTGCCCATCTACGAATTTCTGCCCGTCATTGGCTCGGCACTGGCGGGGGTGGTGGGCTTAGGGGCGTTTTGGAAGTTCCGGGCGGGGCGCACCCGCGAGGCGCTCAACGCCGCCGCAGAGGGTGGTGAAGCGCTCCACACGCGAACGACATCCTTCATGAAACACGCGCCCTTAGCGGAAGAAGCCCTCAGCGAGGACGCCGAGAACCTGAAACACGACGCCGAATCAAGCGCGGTTGATCTTGAACAACTGGCGCAGGACGGCGCTGCCATACCGCTGGTAGGGGAAGCCTACCGGCTTTGGGGCGAAAAGGAAAAAGAGAAACCCAAACGCGGCGAAGGGCTGCTTGGCACAGAAGTGATTGCCCACGTAGTGAACATTCCCGCTGAGGAAATGGCAAAACCGCACTTCCTCACCTTTGTTGGCTATTGGGCGCTGCTGATCCTTCTCGCCCTGACGCTCTCTGGCGAGAAAATGCCCTGGCTCACCACCCACATCACCCTGCCGATGTGCCTGCTCACCGGCTGGTATACCGGACTTCTCTTAGAAAAGGTGAATTGGACAACCTTCTGGCGGGGGACATGGGCGCTGGTGATCCTTGTCCCCATCCTGATTGTGGGCGTTGTTAGCATCCTCAGCCCGTTCGTCACCGGAAATTCGCCTTTTGATCAGTTGGCATTGGCAAACCAATCGCGCACGCTCACCTGGCTTGGCACAATCCTCCTCAGTGGCGTGTTGGTCTACGCCATTTACCGCCTGTGGCGGGGGGCTGGCACAGGGCAAATGATCCGCGTCGGAATGATCGGCGTGATCACCCTGCTGGGGTTCGTCACGGCGCGGGCGGCGTTCATGGCAGCCTATCAAAACTACGACTCGGCGCGGGAATTCATGGTCTATGCCCATTCCGCCCCGTCCAACAAGGAAATCTTGAACGATCTGGAATACATCAGCCGCCGCACAACAGACGGGCTGAAACTCTCGATGGCATATGACAACCTTGTTTCGTGGCCCGGCTCGTGGTACTTCCGCAATTTCCCCAATGGGCGTTATATTGGCGAGGCGGATAATGTGGGCGACATTGAACAGCATGTGGCAATCGTCGTTGGGGAGGCAAACGCCCGCAAGATTGAGCCGCTGTTGGGGAACAAATACTACAAACGGAGCTATGTCCGCTTGTGGTGGCCCATGCAAGAATACTTTGGGCTGACGCTGAAGCGCGTGGACGATGCGCTTGGCGATGGGCAGATGCGCCAAGCCATGTGGGACATCTGGCTCAACCGCGATTACACCCGCTATACACAGGCTTACCAACGCATGACGGGCGATACGAACACGAAGTTTGAAGAAGATACGTGGCCCGTCTCAGATCGCGTCGTTTTGTTCATCCGCAAGGATGTTGCCGCGCAGATTTGGGATTTCGGCGTGGGTGGGGCAGAGGTCGGCGGCTTGCCGGCGGATCAGTTTGCCAACCGCCGCTGCGACACCTGCACCGCAGAGATCATCTTGCGCAACCCTACCTCCCCGATGCTTAACCCGCGTGGGGTGGCAACCGATAGACAGGGCAACCTCTACATTGCCGATAGTCAAAATGCCCGCATCCTCATCTATAACGAATTTGGCGTCCTCCAGCGTCAGTTTGGCACGGCGACAGTCACCAACGCCCAGAACGCCCTCCCCGAAATTGGGACGTTCCGCGAGCCGTGGGGAATTGCCGTAGCAAACGATGGGACGATCTTCGTCGCAGACACCTGGAATCACCGCGTGCAGGTCTTTGCCCCCGATGGCACGCCGCTGCGCACCTGGGGGACGTTTGGGCAGGCGGATGCCAGTGCGCCCGCCAGCGTCGCCAACCCGCAGGCGTTCTACGGTCCGCGTGCCATTGCGGTGGATGCTAAAAATCACGTCTATGTTGCCGATACGGGCAACATGCGGATTCGCGTTTACACCGGCGAGGGGTCTTTCCTCTATGATATTGGCATGAAGGGGCAGCAGGCGGGGCAAATGTATGAACCCGTTGGCGTGGCGGTGAACAACCGCACCGAAGAACTCTTTGTGGCAAACACCTGGAACAAGCGCATTGATGTGTTCACCCTCGGCGGGATGCATCTGCGCTCGTGGGAGGTGCAGGGCTGGTATGCCACAACGCCCACCGCCGACAGCGGCAACCGTCCGTATCTGGCGTTGGACGATACGGGGACGTATCTCCTCGTCACCGACCCCGATGCCGGGCGCGTCCTCGTCTATGACACCTTAGGAACGCCCGTTTTGTCCTTTGGGCGCTCTGGCGTCGCCCCCTTTGAGTCCGGCAATGAGTTCGGCGCACTAGGCGGAATCACAGTGGATATGCAAGGGCGTATCTATCTGGCGGATGCGGGCGGAGCGCGGGTGCTGCGCTTCCCGTTGGCGCGGCTGCCCGGTTTAGTCCGTCCGGTCAGCGGGCTGTTCCCGCCCACCGAGACCACGCCAGAGGCAGCCAGCCCCACCCCGGACGACTTCTAG